The Halorubrum salinarum genome segment TCCCGCCGCCGTTGCTCGGCGAGCACAACCGCGAGGTGTTCCGCGAACACGGCTACTCGGAGGCCGAGATCGACCGCCTCGCGGAGCTGGGCGTGTTCGGCGACGCCGCCGAGGACTCCGATGACGAGGACACCGACGGGAATGACGACTGAGGTCCGCGTCCGCGGCGTCGGCATGACGCCCTTCGAGAGCGAGGCCGAGCGCTCGCTCACCGACCTCGCCGCCACCGCCGCCGAGCGCGCCCTCACGGACGCGGGCGTCGACCCCGCGGCGGTCGACGCGCTCCACCTCGGCAACGCGCTCGCCGAGGCGCTCGACGAGGGCGCGGGGCTCGCGAACGCCCTCGCGGCCGCGCTCGGCCTCGACGGCGCGTCCGCGGACCGGATCGAGAACACGAGCGCGACCGGCGCGAGCGCGTTTCACCGCGGCGTCGAGACGCTCCGGAGCGGCGACGCCGACGTCGCGCTCGTCGTCGGCGCCGAGAAGATGTCCGCGGGCGACACGCGGACCGTCACCGAGGCGATCAGCCGGCTCGTCCACCGGCGCGAGTACGCGCAGGGGCTCACCCTCCCCTCGTTCGGCGGCCTCGCCGCCGGCGCCTACCTCGACCGCCACGACGCGCCCCGCGAGGCGCTCGCCGCGGTCGCGGCCAAGAACCACGAGAACGCGGTCGACAACCCCGTCGCCCAGTTCCGGAAGTCGATCGACGTCGCCGACGCGCTCGACTCCCCGGTCGTCGCCGCGCCGCTCCGGCTGTACGACTGCTGTCCGATGTCCGACGGCGCCGCCGCCGTCGTCCTGACCCGGGCGGCCGACGACGACCCCACGGACGCTATGGACCCCACCGACGCCACCCCCACCACCGACGCCAGTGACGCCACGGACACCGCCGACGCCACCGACGCTGCCGGCGGGAGCGACGCCGACCGCGTCGCCCCCCGCGTCGCCGGCATCGCGAGCGCGACGGGCACCCACGCGGTCGCCGAGCGCCCGGACCCCCTCTCGATCGAGTCGGTCCGGACCGCGGGCGAGCGCGTCTTCGACTGCGCCGGAATCCGGCCCGACGACGTCGACGTGGCCTGTATCCACGACGCGTTCACGGTCCTCGAACTGATCGAACTCGAGGAGCTGGGCTTCTACGAGACCGGGACCGCGTGGGAGGCGACACTCGACGGCGACACCGCGCTCGACGGCGAGCTCCCGGTCAACCCCGGCGGCGGGCTCAAGGCCCGCGGCCACCCGCTCGGCGCGACCGGGCTCTCGCAGATCGTCGAACTCGTGTGGCAGCTGCGCGGCGACCTCCACGCGGGCCGCCGCGTCGACGGCGCGGAGACGGCGTTCGCGATCAACGTCGCCGGGTTCGGGAACAACAGCGTCTGTACGGTGTTGCGCGCGTGACCGACTCCGATTCCCCGGACACCGGCTCCGACCGCCCGGGAACCGGTGCCTCAGCGGATCCGGTCACCGACCACCCGGCCGACCGAGATATCCCTGCGGACCGCGCGTTCGCCTGTGACGACTGCGGCCACCGCTGGTACTACGACCGCCGCCGCTGCCCGGCGTGCGGCCACGGCGCCGAGTCGGCCGGAACGGTTCCGCTCGAAACGGGCGAGGTCGTCGCGATGACGACGGTCGAGACCACCCCGCCGGACGTCCGCGCGCCGAACCACCTCGCGCTGGCGCGGTTCGACGACGTCCGACTGGTCGCGCAGGCCGTCGACGGCGACCTGGCCCCCGGCGACGCCGTCCGCTTCGAGGGGTCTCACCGGCTCCGCGAGGGCCGCGACCGGACCGATCCGCGGCTCGTCGCGGTCGACGATCCCTGACGACAGCAAAGAGGTTCCAATTCCGCTTCCGACGCTTCGCCCGCTCGGACCGTTCGATCTCGTTACCCACTCGGCCCTTCTTACTCGGTCCGTTCGAGCGACTCGAAGATGAACTCGTCCATCGCCTTCCGGGCCTCCTCGGGCGCGTCCTCGTGGCCGAGCGAGATCCGCCGCCCGCGGGCGGCGTGGATGACGTCGGTCACCAGCTGGCCCATCCGCTCCGCGTCGACGTCGCGGAAGACGCCCGCCTCTATCCCCTCCTCGACGACCTCGACGATGCTGCCGCGGATGCGATCGTAGTGTTCGTTGAACACCTCGCGGTGCTCGCCGTCGTTTTGCGCGTACGTGTACAGCTCGTGGTACACCTTCATCCGGTCCCAGTGGCTGAACTCCTCGAACTCGGGACCGAACAGGCACTGGTCGACGCGGGCGCGCAGCTCCGTCCGCGGGTCCGCATCCCCGTCGACGACCACGCTCCCCTCGTACTGGTCGATGATGTGTTCGAGGAACGAGGACATCAGGTCGTACTTCCCGTCGAAGTGGTAGTGGATGACCTGCCGCGTGAGGTCCATCTCCTCGCCGATGTCGCGCATCCGGAGGTCCTTGTACCCGTGCTTGCTCAGCGCGCGGAACGTCGCCTCCATGATCACCTCTTTCGTGTCCTTCGAGGAGACCGTCTCCTCGCCGGACTCGTCCGAGGGATCGTCCGCCGGAGGGTCCCGATCGGACCCGTCGGCGCCGGCGTCGCTCCGGGACTCGACGGAGTCGCCCGCCGGTCCGCCCTGTGATTCGCTCATACTCACACTCTACGGGTGAGGTACATAATACGATTGCCTCTCGTTGGTTTACCGTCCGGTAAAGTTTTAACCTCTTGGTCAAACCCTATTATCGAACATGACACAGACGATCGTGCGAAACGGGACCGTGGTCTCGCTGGACCCGGACGTGGGGGAGTTCGACGAGGCCGACGTCCTGATCGAAGACGGGGAGATAGTCGAGGTCGGCACCGGGCTGTCGGCGTCGAACGCGGAGGAGATCGACGCCGCCGGGAAGATCGTCGTCCCCGGCTTCGTCGACTCGCACATCCACCTCGCGCAGACGCAGGTCCGCGGCATCGCCGGCGACTGGTCGCTGATGAACGAGTACTTCGACCACATGCTCGGCAACATCACCGGGCTCTACCGGCCCGAGGACATGTACCTCGGCGGCCTCTTCGGCGCCTTCGAGAAGCTCCACACTGGCACGACGACCGCCCTCGACTGGTCGTACCCGAACACGCTCGAACACGGCGAGCGCGCCGTCGACGCGCTCAAAGACACTGGCCTGCGCGCGGTGTACACCTACGGCCCGCCGGGCGACGACTCGGCGAAGTGGTGGTACGAGAGCGACGTGGGCCTCCCCGAGGAGAACATCCGCACCCTCCACGAGGAGAAGATCCGCGACGACGACCTGCTCAGCCTCGCGCTCGGGCTCCGCGGTCCCGACTTCTGTACCGACGAGACCGCCCGCGGCGACCTCGAACTCGCCCGCGACCTCGGCGTCCTCTCGACGATCCACATGGGCGCGGCGCTGTGGCCGTCCTCGGAGTACGGCGGCGACTACCAGGGCTTCGGCTGTATCGAGGACATGCTCGGCCCCGACGTCAACGTCGCCCACGGGAACCACTTCTCGCAGGAGGACATCGACCACGCCGTCGAACAGGGCGTCTCCTTCTCGTCGACGCCGGAGGTCGAGATGCAGATGGGCCACGGCATCCCCGTCACCGGGAAGGTGCTCGAAGCCGGCGGCCGCCCGACGTGGGGCGTCGACGTCTGCTCGAACGTCAGCGGCGACATGGGGAGCCAGATGCGGATCGGGATGCAGCTCCAGCGCATGTTCGACAACCAGAAGGTCCTCGAAGGCGACGAGGAGGTCACCGAGGTCAGCATCTCCGCGCGCGACACCCTGGAGATGGCCACGATCGAGGGCGCGAAGGCGCTCGGGCTGGACGACGAGATCGGGACCATCACGCCCGGCAAGCGCGCCGACCTCGTCCTGTTCGACGCCGACGACTTCATCACCGCGCCGTCGCACTCGCCGATCGAGACCGTCGTGTTCCAGGCCGACCCCTCGCATATCGACACCGTCCTCGTCGACGGCGAGGTCGTCAAGCGCGACGGCGAGCTGACGAACCCGAAGGTCCACGAGGAGTTCGACCGCTTCGTCGCCTCCGGCGAGCGCCTCCTCGACGAGGCCGGCATCGACCTGTAACGCCTCGACTCACCCCTCTTACAACTTCACTCACTTTCACATGCGAATCGGACAATACCGCACGACGGACGAACAGACACCGTGGGCCGGCGTCGCCACCGACGACGGCGTCGTCGACCTCGCCGAGGCCGGCGCCGCCGCCGGCGTCCACGTACCGAGCCGGACCAGCGACCTCCTCGCCGACTGGGAGTGGCGCCGGAAGGTCGACCTCGCGGTCGAACGCGCCGCGGAGACGGGCGTCGGCGTCCGCGACCCGGCCGACCTCGACCGCGCCGCCCCCGTCGACGACCCGCGGAAGGTCGTCTGCGTCGGGCTGAACTACCGCGACCACGCCGAGGAGGGCGACAACGAGATCCCGGACGAGCCGGTCCTCTTCTCGAAGTTCCCCACCTCGGTCGTCGGCCCCGACGACCCGGTCCGCTGGGACCCCGAGTACACCGAGAAGGTCGACTACGAGGCCGAGCTGGTCGCCGTGATCGGCGAGCGCGCCCGCCGCGTCGACCCCGAGGACGCCTTCGACCACGTCGCCGGCTTCACCGTCGGCAACGACGTGTCCGCGCGCGACCTCCAGCACGGCGACGGCCAGTGGGTCCGCGGCAAGAGCCTCGACACGTTCGCGCCGACCGGTCCCGACCTCGTCACGACCGACGAGGTGGGCGACCCCCACGACCTCGACATCTTCGCCGAGATCAACGGCGAGCGCCTCCAGGAGTCCTCGACCGAGCACCTGATCTTCGGCGTCGACGAGCTGATCTCGTTCTGTAGTCAGGCGTTCACGCTCGAACCGGGAGACCTCGTCTTCACCGGCACGCCGCCCGGCGTCGGCGTCTACCGCGAGCCCCCGGTGCTGCTCGGCGACGGCGACAGCGTCACGATCGGCGTCGAGGGCGTCGGCGAACTGACGAGCGAGTTCGAGACGGAGTAGGTCCGTCGCGCCGTCGGAATCTGAGAGCGGTTCCTGCTGTCGAGGCTCCGTTGATGCCTTAGTTCCAGAATTATATTCATTGGAAACGCTTGGGGTACGAGAAAATATTTATCGGTAAAATATATTTCTGAACCGTGTCAGATTCGTTTCCGACCGGCGCGGTCCCGATAGCAATACTCGCTGGGCTGCTGTGGATCGTCGACCCGGTGTGGCTGTTCTCTCTGCTCGAACCGGCTACCGGAGACGCGCCGCTCGGAATCGGAATGCTGTTCGCCGTACTCTTCGGACGTGGTGGCAGGAACGTTCTGGTATTGGTCCTCACCGTCAGTATCCTCTGGAGGGTCTTTCGCGACCCCAGATCGCTGCGTGAGTTCGATCGGGCGATCCAGGTCGCCGCCGTCAGCGGCGCGGCTTTCGTGTTTTTAGCCTCGCCCGTCACCGACGTCCTCTACAATTTCTTTCCGCGGGAAGAGACCCCTCTGATCTCCCGTTCCGTACTCGTCGCCGGATCGATCTGCGCGGCTGTCACGATCGGAAGCGTTCTGCTCGGCAAGTTATCCTCTGCCCGCCCCCGAACCGGGTCGGACCAGTGAGCGGTTCGTGCGTTACGTATCAGTAATCGCTACTGCCCACACTAAACGGCTTACTCCGCCAGCCCGAACACGTCCCGCGGGTTCTCGTACACGACGGTCCGGATGTCGTCGATGTCGATACCGTAGCGGTACAGCTCGAATATCGCGCGCTTCACCGCGTACGGGTCCGTGCGCAGCACGTTCGCGGTGTCGGTGTCGATCATGACCCGCTCGGGCCCGTACTCGTCGATGGCGTCCGCCACGTCGGCGGCGTCGACGCCGACGAGCCACGAGTGCCCGATGGTGTAGCTCAGGTAGCAGTCCGTCTCGGTCATGAGGTACTCCGTGTTGTTCGCGTCCGCGTGCGAGGCGACGACGCGCTCCTCTGCGAGGCCGGCGTCGCGCGCGGCCGCCACGTCCCGCTTCACCGCCTCCAGCGCTAGGTTCTCGCCGTCGAGGACCGGCTCCGTCCCGAGGCCGGCGTTCTTCTCGTAGCCGGGCGTCACGCCGAGGTCGTCGCGGTACTCCCGTTTCGCGTCGGGCGTCGTGTTCGGCGTGTGGAGCAGCACGGGCAGGTCGTGGTCGGCGGCCAGCGCCATCTGCGCCTCGACGACCGCCTGCTGTTCGTCGAGGTCCCAGCGCTCGACGTGCTGGCTCGGGGTCACGCCGGTCTCGCCGACGGCGACGACCTCGTCGAGCGCGCAGTAGTCGTCCATCGCGTCGAGCAGCTCGTCCGGGTTCTCGATCCGGACGCCGGTGTGGACGCCGAGGCTCAGCTTCGC includes the following:
- a CDS encoding thiolase C-terminal domain-containing protein; translation: MTTEVRVRGVGMTPFESEAERSLTDLAATAAERALTDAGVDPAAVDALHLGNALAEALDEGAGLANALAAALGLDGASADRIENTSATGASAFHRGVETLRSGDADVALVVGAEKMSAGDTRTVTEAISRLVHRREYAQGLTLPSFGGLAAGAYLDRHDAPREALAAVAAKNHENAVDNPVAQFRKSIDVADALDSPVVAAPLRLYDCCPMSDGAAAVVLTRAADDDPTDAMDPTDATPTTDASDATDTADATDAAGGSDADRVAPRVAGIASATGTHAVAERPDPLSIESVRTAGERVFDCAGIRPDDVDVACIHDAFTVLELIELEELGFYETGTAWEATLDGDTALDGELPVNPGGGLKARGHPLGATGLSQIVELVWQLRGDLHAGRRVDGAETAFAINVAGFGNNSVCTVLRA
- a CDS encoding Zn-ribbon domain-containing OB-fold protein, whose product is MPADRAFACDDCGHRWYYDRRRCPACGHGAESAGTVPLETGEVVAMTTVETTPPDVRAPNHLALARFDDVRLVAQAVDGDLAPGDAVRFEGSHRLREGRDRTDPRLVAVDDP
- a CDS encoding TetR/AcrR family transcriptional regulator, whose product is MSESQGGPAGDSVESRSDAGADGSDRDPPADDPSDESGEETVSSKDTKEVIMEATFRALSKHGYKDLRMRDIGEEMDLTRQVIHYHFDGKYDLMSSFLEHIIDQYEGSVVVDGDADPRTELRARVDQCLFGPEFEEFSHWDRMKVYHELYTYAQNDGEHREVFNEHYDRIRGSIVEVVEEGIEAGVFRDVDAERMGQLVTDVIHAARGRRISLGHEDAPEEARKAMDEFIFESLERTE
- a CDS encoding amidohydrolase family protein; protein product: MTQTIVRNGTVVSLDPDVGEFDEADVLIEDGEIVEVGTGLSASNAEEIDAAGKIVVPGFVDSHIHLAQTQVRGIAGDWSLMNEYFDHMLGNITGLYRPEDMYLGGLFGAFEKLHTGTTTALDWSYPNTLEHGERAVDALKDTGLRAVYTYGPPGDDSAKWWYESDVGLPEENIRTLHEEKIRDDDLLSLALGLRGPDFCTDETARGDLELARDLGVLSTIHMGAALWPSSEYGGDYQGFGCIEDMLGPDVNVAHGNHFSQEDIDHAVEQGVSFSSTPEVEMQMGHGIPVTGKVLEAGGRPTWGVDVCSNVSGDMGSQMRIGMQLQRMFDNQKVLEGDEEVTEVSISARDTLEMATIEGAKALGLDDEIGTITPGKRADLVLFDADDFITAPSHSPIETVVFQADPSHIDTVLVDGEVVKRDGELTNPKVHEEFDRFVASGERLLDEAGIDL
- a CDS encoding fumarylacetoacetate hydrolase family protein, producing MRIGQYRTTDEQTPWAGVATDDGVVDLAEAGAAAGVHVPSRTSDLLADWEWRRKVDLAVERAAETGVGVRDPADLDRAAPVDDPRKVVCVGLNYRDHAEEGDNEIPDEPVLFSKFPTSVVGPDDPVRWDPEYTEKVDYEAELVAVIGERARRVDPEDAFDHVAGFTVGNDVSARDLQHGDGQWVRGKSLDTFAPTGPDLVTTDEVGDPHDLDIFAEINGERLQESSTEHLIFGVDELISFCSQAFTLEPGDLVFTGTPPGVGVYREPPVLLGDGDSVTIGVEGVGELTSEFETE
- a CDS encoding TatD family hydrolase, giving the protein MTAPHATVRPTDADHLDESAADLPTELLNLPWIDPHNHAHTLSWEDRERYALAGCRSMVMVSSGYHWTPYKPVEASDIRFLWDDAINRRRAIERNHFFEAKLSLGVHTGVRIENPDELLDAMDDYCALDEVVAVGETGVTPSQHVERWDLDEQQAVVEAQMALAADHDLPVLLHTPNTTPDAKREYRDDLGVTPGYEKNAGLGTEPVLDGENLALEAVKRDVAAARDAGLAEERVVASHADANNTEYLMTETDCYLSYTIGHSWLVGVDAADVADAIDEYGPERVMIDTDTANVLRTDPYAVKRAIFELYRYGIDIDDIRTVVYENPRDVFGLAE